The following are encoded together in the Xanthomonas sacchari genome:
- a CDS encoding AAA family ATPase, whose amino-acid sequence MLKSIKMRDVATFPDSDLLIPLSKRVVLFYGHNGSGKSTIARALKKQEGEFSKCSLLDDGAGPYQILVYNTDYIDQTFYGDNAFPGIFTLGEENKEASEAIDKARKLIDEHVTRKLTLTTMRQNHVSQKNSDHTAVKNAVWSIKETYEDGDLDFCLEGLKGAKDKLWNKLIASPKANQSVDLVVLASRAAEINGATGLKKASLPKVSNFIAFNEHLLAQRIVGTSDSYLSALIEKLGNSDWVRQGQTFLPFSENVCPFCQQELKSEFEESLKNLFDKTYQESIQKLEEFETSYTGLVDNYKKILSGAEFSDEYVQSDANFIKAKAALDKTLDSNQTFIEKKRNNPGEVVELNKTEDFVVEVNRCIDEIQIKIDQYNKLIINKPAALGQIKEQFWLAMRANYDDAINDYDAKTKASDGKIGDLDKELSNIAKAVADLETSIEENQGKITNIDLSVAAINRSLKSIGINDFKLVQSTAKTGYYELKRGNGKASRYKSLSEGEKTLIALLYFLALCNGAHDQTTSVDKTRRILVLDDPISSLSHNYLYEVSSLICQRLIEPNEFRQIIILTHSMFFFHELYRHFKPQPNKNYEFFRVVKDSSSKVTAMSFDDIKNDYQSYWSILKDARDGKVLPVILPNIMRNILEYYYSFVHKSDALHKELTKLENEDETFKPFYRYINRGSHSDAINLTDMGVMDGTKFLDKFKDVFVRTGFVEHYDAMMV is encoded by the coding sequence ATGCTTAAGTCCATCAAAATGCGTGATGTTGCAACGTTTCCCGACTCAGACTTACTGATCCCTCTCAGTAAGCGTGTTGTTTTGTTCTATGGCCACAACGGTTCTGGCAAGTCAACGATTGCAAGAGCACTAAAAAAACAGGAAGGTGAATTCAGCAAGTGCTCGCTTTTGGATGATGGCGCGGGACCATATCAAATCCTTGTCTACAACACGGATTACATCGATCAAACTTTCTATGGTGACAACGCATTCCCTGGAATTTTTACCTTGGGTGAAGAAAACAAGGAGGCTAGTGAAGCGATAGATAAAGCTCGTAAGTTAATCGACGAGCATGTCACACGAAAACTCACTTTGACGACGATGAGGCAAAATCACGTCAGTCAAAAGAACAGCGATCATACGGCCGTAAAAAATGCGGTTTGGTCAATCAAAGAGACATATGAAGATGGTGACCTTGATTTCTGTCTAGAAGGACTGAAGGGGGCAAAGGACAAGTTGTGGAACAAGCTTATTGCCTCACCTAAAGCCAATCAGTCGGTCGACCTCGTTGTTTTGGCATCAAGGGCCGCCGAGATCAATGGTGCGACTGGGCTCAAGAAAGCTTCGCTTCCAAAAGTTTCAAACTTCATCGCTTTCAACGAACATTTGTTGGCACAGCGAATTGTTGGAACAAGCGATAGTTATCTATCGGCATTGATTGAAAAGCTAGGAAACTCTGACTGGGTTAGGCAGGGCCAAACATTCCTGCCTTTCAGTGAAAATGTATGTCCTTTCTGTCAGCAGGAATTGAAATCTGAATTCGAAGAGAGCTTGAAAAATTTATTCGACAAGACGTATCAAGAAAGTATTCAAAAACTGGAGGAATTCGAAACCTCCTACACGGGCTTAGTGGACAATTACAAGAAAATTCTGTCGGGCGCTGAGTTTTCTGATGAGTACGTTCAGAGCGATGCAAACTTCATCAAAGCCAAGGCTGCGTTGGACAAGACCCTTGATAGCAATCAGACTTTCATCGAAAAAAAAAGGAATAACCCTGGTGAGGTCGTGGAGTTGAATAAGACGGAAGATTTTGTTGTCGAGGTGAATCGATGCATAGATGAGATTCAAATAAAAATAGACCAATACAATAAATTGATCATAAATAAGCCTGCGGCGCTGGGCCAGATCAAGGAACAATTTTGGTTGGCAATGCGAGCCAACTATGACGATGCCATAAACGATTATGATGCAAAGACTAAGGCTAGTGATGGCAAGATAGGGGATCTGGACAAGGAGTTGTCTAACATTGCTAAGGCAGTGGCAGACCTAGAGACTAGTATAGAAGAGAATCAAGGAAAGATTACCAACATCGACCTTTCGGTTGCTGCCATCAATCGCTCCTTGAAGAGCATTGGCATTAATGACTTTAAACTTGTTCAGTCAACGGCGAAGACTGGCTACTATGAACTGAAGCGTGGAAATGGCAAAGCTTCGCGTTACAAGTCGCTGAGTGAAGGTGAGAAGACGCTAATCGCACTCCTGTACTTTTTGGCGCTTTGTAACGGGGCCCATGATCAGACGACATCGGTGGATAAAACCCGACGGATTCTCGTTCTTGATGACCCCATATCGAGCCTTTCGCATAACTATCTTTATGAGGTTTCGTCATTGATATGCCAGCGATTGATTGAACCAAATGAGTTCCGGCAGATCATCATCTTGACTCACAGCATGTTCTTCTTTCACGAGCTTTACAGGCATTTCAAGCCACAGCCCAATAAGAATTATGAATTTTTCAGGGTTGTCAAAGATAGCTCATCAAAGGTAACAGCGATGAGTTTTGACGACATCAAAAATGACTATCAGTCTTACTGGTCTATCTTAAAAGATGCCCGTGACGGGAAGGTCTTGCCAGTCATTCTTCCTAACATCATGAGGAACATTCTTGAATATTATTATTCCTTTGTTCACAAATCTGACGCGCTTCACAAAGAACTAACAAAGCTTGAGAATGAGGACGAGACATTTAAACCTTTCTACCGATACATAAATCGAGGCTCTCACTCAGATGCAATCAATTTGACGGACATGGGGGTGATGGACGGAACAAAGTTCCTAGACAAGTTCAAAGATGTTTTTGTTAGAACTGGGTTTGTCGAACACTACGACGCGATGATGGTTTAA